From Acidimicrobiia bacterium, one genomic window encodes:
- a CDS encoding dodecin domain-containing protein produces MPESVYKVIELVGTSSESWERAAAAAVERASQSLRDLRIAEVVQLDMQLEEGRVIAYRAKINVSFKYEGGD; encoded by the coding sequence ATGCCTGAGAGCGTATACAAGGTCATCGAACTCGTCGGTACGAGCAGCGAATCGTGGGAGCGTGCTGCGGCCGCGGCTGTCGAGCGTGCGTCACAGAGCTTGCGCGATCTACGCATCGCCGAGGTGGTCCAGCTCGACATGCAACTCGAGGAAGGTCGCGTGATCGCCTATCGGGCGAAGATCAACGTGTCGTTCAAGTACGAAGGCGGCGACTGA
- a CDS encoding restriction endonuclease subunit S, which yields MSDLPEGWVDTILSEVAETKLGKMLSKKSKTGVGSRPYLRNKNVQWWRFDLSDVGEMDFSDTEFSKFALRDGDLLVCEGGEVGRCAIWRGQIPGCCYQKAVHRVRPHRGVLAEYLQYVMRFLADSNALEKHVTGSTIKHLPQEDLRILSMPLPPTTEQTRIVAAIEEQFSRLDAAEEGLRHGLLNVYRFRASARALATRVDSPIVKLSEVTAAQGYGSSAKATQDSSQGVPMLRMGNIVDGRFTFDDLKYLPDDHPDVAKYELQEGDLLFNRTNSPELVGKTAVFKGRRRALFASYLIRIRLLPECEPDWASLVINGPLGRSYIAEVRTQQVGQANVNGTKLAALPVPLPPIEEQRRIVAEVERQLSIADAMQAAIDSALAKSARLRRSILDRAFRGTLVPQDPTDEPASVLLDRIRAERVVEPKKRRTRAKA from the coding sequence GTGAGCGATCTGCCCGAAGGATGGGTTGACACGATCCTCAGTGAGGTCGCAGAGACCAAGCTCGGCAAGATGCTCTCCAAGAAATCGAAGACAGGCGTTGGCTCCCGCCCCTACCTGCGGAACAAGAACGTTCAGTGGTGGAGGTTCGATCTCAGCGACGTCGGCGAAATGGACTTCTCGGATACTGAGTTCTCGAAGTTCGCACTGCGAGACGGCGACCTCCTCGTATGCGAAGGCGGCGAAGTCGGCCGCTGCGCGATCTGGCGCGGGCAGATACCTGGATGTTGCTATCAGAAGGCGGTTCACAGGGTGCGCCCGCATCGCGGGGTCCTCGCCGAGTACCTGCAGTACGTCATGCGGTTCCTCGCGGACTCCAACGCGCTTGAGAAGCACGTGACCGGTAGCACGATCAAGCATCTACCCCAGGAAGACCTCCGCATTCTGTCGATGCCGCTACCTCCGACGACGGAGCAGACCCGCATTGTCGCCGCCATCGAGGAGCAGTTCTCCCGCCTCGACGCTGCGGAAGAAGGACTCAGACATGGCCTGCTCAACGTCTACCGATTCCGTGCGTCTGCACGAGCACTTGCGACCCGCGTGGACTCGCCCATTGTCAAGCTTTCCGAAGTCACGGCTGCCCAGGGGTACGGCTCGAGTGCGAAGGCAACGCAAGATTCATCTCAGGGCGTGCCGATGCTCCGTATGGGAAACATCGTCGATGGTCGTTTCACGTTCGACGACCTGAAGTACCTGCCAGACGATCACCCAGACGTTGCGAAGTACGAGCTACAAGAAGGCGATCTCCTCTTCAATCGAACGAACAGTCCGGAACTTGTCGGCAAGACAGCGGTGTTCAAGGGTCGCCGTCGGGCTCTGTTCGCGTCATATCTGATTCGAATTCGACTGTTGCCCGAATGTGAGCCCGACTGGGCTTCACTTGTCATCAACGGGCCTCTTGGCCGTAGCTACATCGCGGAGGTGCGGACGCAGCAGGTCGGACAGGCAAACGTGAATGGCACGAAGCTGGCCGCGCTGCCGGTGCCGCTCCCACCGATCGAGGAACAGCGCCGCATCGTCGCGGAAGTCGAGCGGCAGCTCTCGATCGCCGACGCAATGCAGGCCGCAATCGACTCGGCCCTCGCGAAGAGTGCCCGGCTTCGCCGGTCGATCCTCGATCGTGCGTTCCGCGGAACGCTCGTCCCGCAGGACCCGACGGACGAGCCGGCGTCGGTCCTGCTCGACCGGATCCGAGCGGAGCGAGTCGTCGAGCCGAAGAAGCGGCGAACTCGAGCGAAGGCCTGA
- a CDS encoding type I restriction-modification enzyme R subunit C-terminal domain-containing protein, translated as MCPAGGGDSKDKDYLAAEARARVEIDKMLVASGWEVQDQRDMNLGAARGVAVREVTLKRGHGRADYLLFVDRRAVGAIEAKPAGTPLVGVEWQSAKYTTGLPDHVAALTKPLPFAYESTGHAETRFTNAFDPEPASRRVFSFHRPETLARWCERWRQSPDGPETATLRQRILQLPRLGPDGLWPAQLEAIRNLEDSLQAFRPRALIQMATGSGKTFTAANTAYRLIKFADARRILFLVDRANLGRQALREFQSFVTPDDGRKFTDLYNVQHLTSNTLDDVSRVTITTIQRLYSMLRGDASLDEETDERSAFDVEPAAPVEIGYNPAIPIETFDVIIVDECHRSIYGVWRQVLDYFDAFVVGLTATPGKQTFGFFNGNMVMEYGHERAVADNVNVDFDVYRIRTEITEKGAQVDAGLVTKFRDRETRAERLEKLDRDYEYDEKALDRSVVAKDQIRTIVKTFKERLPEIFPGRDWVPKTLIFAKSDSHADDIVQIVREEFGKGNDFAVKITYRSGSQGQSPETLLQSFRNSPMPRIAVTVDMIATGTDVKPLECVFFMRTVKSRNFFEQMKGRGVRVIDPTDLRAVTPDALAKDRFVIIDAVGATETELSDTQPLERQPSVSLEQLFRQVTFGARDEDTVSTLAARIARLNTQLTASDRAAVEATAGKPISELTRALVDALDPDLPDREGAVEAALRPFTDNPVLRQQLVDIRRSYDQLIDETSSDTVIEAGYSADAADRARATVESFRQFIEDNKDEITALQILYNRPYPARLTFAEIKDLADAIGRPPRRWTPESLWQAYEALDKSKVRGAPAKMLTNLVSLVRFAIDQDDELVPFADTVDEKFAAWLRAQEQSGRTFTPEQLVWLERIRDTIAGSLAISTDDFVYTPFTEHGGIGKAVELFGADLGPLLEELNEELVA; from the coding sequence ATGTGCCCGGCGGGTGGGGGCGACTCGAAGGACAAGGACTACCTCGCGGCCGAGGCGCGCGCCCGCGTCGAGATCGACAAGATGCTCGTCGCGTCGGGCTGGGAGGTCCAGGACCAACGCGACATGAACCTCGGCGCCGCCCGCGGGGTGGCGGTCCGAGAGGTCACGCTGAAGCGAGGTCACGGGCGGGCCGACTACCTGCTGTTCGTCGACCGCCGCGCCGTCGGCGCAATCGAGGCGAAGCCGGCGGGCACTCCGCTCGTCGGTGTCGAATGGCAGTCGGCGAAGTACACGACCGGCTTGCCCGACCACGTGGCCGCACTGACCAAGCCGCTTCCGTTCGCGTACGAGTCGACCGGACACGCCGAGACGCGCTTCACGAACGCATTCGATCCCGAGCCTGCCAGCCGGCGCGTGTTCTCGTTCCACCGGCCGGAGACTCTTGCCCGGTGGTGCGAGCGATGGCGGCAGAGCCCCGACGGGCCCGAGACCGCGACGCTGCGCCAACGGATCCTCCAGCTTCCCCGTCTCGGTCCCGACGGTCTGTGGCCCGCACAGTTGGAGGCGATCCGGAACCTCGAGGACTCGCTCCAGGCCTTCAGGCCACGCGCCCTCATCCAGATGGCAACCGGGTCGGGCAAGACCTTCACCGCGGCGAACACCGCCTACCGGCTCATCAAGTTCGCCGACGCCCGCCGCATCCTGTTCCTGGTCGACCGCGCCAACCTCGGGCGTCAGGCGCTGCGCGAGTTCCAGTCGTTCGTGACACCCGACGACGGGCGCAAGTTCACGGACCTCTACAACGTGCAGCACCTCACGTCGAACACGCTCGACGACGTGAGCCGCGTGACGATCACCACGATCCAGCGTCTGTATTCGATGCTGCGCGGCGATGCCTCCCTCGACGAGGAGACCGACGAGCGCTCGGCCTTCGACGTCGAGCCGGCGGCCCCGGTCGAGATCGGGTACAACCCCGCGATTCCGATCGAGACGTTCGACGTGATCATCGTCGACGAGTGTCATCGTTCGATCTACGGGGTGTGGCGCCAAGTGCTCGACTATTTCGACGCGTTCGTCGTCGGGCTCACCGCCACACCGGGCAAGCAGACGTTCGGCTTCTTCAACGGCAACATGGTGATGGAGTACGGCCATGAGCGCGCGGTCGCCGACAACGTCAATGTCGACTTCGACGTCTATCGCATCCGCACCGAGATCACCGAGAAGGGCGCGCAGGTCGACGCCGGCCTCGTCACCAAGTTCCGCGATCGCGAGACCCGCGCCGAGCGGCTCGAGAAGCTCGACCGCGACTACGAGTACGACGAGAAGGCGCTCGACCGGTCGGTCGTCGCCAAGGATCAGATCCGCACGATCGTCAAGACCTTCAAGGAACGGCTCCCCGAGATCTTCCCCGGGCGCGACTGGGTTCCGAAGACGCTGATCTTCGCCAAGAGCGACAGCCACGCGGACGACATCGTCCAGATCGTCCGCGAGGAGTTCGGCAAGGGCAACGACTTCGCGGTGAAGATCACCTACCGATCCGGTTCGCAGGGGCAGTCACCCGAGACCCTCCTGCAGTCGTTTCGCAACAGCCCGATGCCGCGCATCGCGGTGACCGTCGACATGATCGCCACCGGCACCGACGTCAAGCCGCTCGAGTGCGTGTTCTTCATGCGTACGGTGAAGTCGCGCAACTTCTTCGAGCAGATGAAGGGTCGTGGTGTCCGGGTGATCGACCCCACCGACCTGCGCGCGGTCACGCCCGACGCACTTGCCAAGGACCGGTTCGTGATCATCGATGCCGTCGGCGCCACCGAGACCGAACTGTCCGACACCCAGCCCCTGGAACGCCAGCCGTCGGTATCGCTCGAGCAACTCTTCCGGCAGGTCACCTTCGGCGCCCGCGACGAGGACACGGTCTCCACCCTCGCCGCCCGGATTGCGCGCCTCAACACGCAGCTCACCGCGAGCGATCGCGCCGCGGTGGAGGCAACCGCGGGCAAGCCGATCTCCGAGCTGACCCGCGCGCTCGTCGACGCGCTCGACCCGGATCTTCCGGATCGCGAAGGCGCCGTCGAAGCCGCGCTCCGCCCGTTCACCGACAACCCGGTACTCCGACAGCAGCTCGTCGACATCCGGCGGTCCTATGACCAGCTCATCGACGAGACGTCGAGCGACACCGTCATCGAGGCCGGCTACTCCGCCGACGCGGCCGACCGTGCGCGCGCGACGGTGGAGTCGTTCCGGCAGTTCATCGAGGACAACAAAGACGAGATCACCGCGCTCCAGATCCTCTACAACCGCCCGTATCCCGCAAGGTTGACATTCGCAGAGATCAAGGATCTCGCCGACGCGATCGGGCGACCGCCGCGCCGCTGGACACCCGAGAGCCTCTGGCAGGCCTACGAGGCGCTCGACAAGTCCAAGGTCCGCGGGGCGCCCGCAAAGATGCTCACCAACCTCGTGTCGCTCGTGAGGTTCGCGATCGACCAAGACGACGAGCTCGTTCCCTTCGCCGACACGGTCGACGAGAAATTCGCCGCGTGGCTGCGCGCGCAGGAGCAGTCCGGGCGAACGTTCACACCCGAGCAGTTGGTCTGGCTCGAACGCATCCGCGACACCATCGCCGGCTCACTCGCGATCTCGACCGACGACTTCGTCTACACGCCCTTCACAGAACACGGCGGCATCGGCAAAGCAGTCGAGCTCTTCGGCGCCGACCTGGGTCCGCTCCTCGAGGAGCTCAACGAGGAGCTCGTCGCGTGA
- a CDS encoding maleylpyruvate isomerase N-terminal domain-containing protein — MPDDTPRPTAELAAVDAAFGMLLDATAGLTDEQARQPSLLPGWTRGHVLTHLARSGEGDLYTVEGAIRGEVLDKYPGGGDQRTRDIEAGAGREAAALRADLMATQHALTDAWARVEDGTWDRMTRTPVGPRTVAETVHARRREILVHLVDLDVGVSPSDLPSDYVEADRDWLVEYRTPETWPDATW, encoded by the coding sequence ATGCCCGACGACACGCCCCGACCCACCGCCGAGCTCGCGGCGGTCGACGCGGCCTTCGGGATGCTGCTCGACGCGACGGCCGGCCTCACCGACGAGCAGGCGCGCCAGCCCTCGCTCCTCCCGGGCTGGACGCGTGGTCACGTGCTCACGCACTTGGCGCGCAGCGGCGAAGGGGACCTGTATACCGTCGAGGGGGCGATCCGCGGCGAGGTGCTCGACAAGTACCCGGGCGGCGGTGACCAGCGGACGCGCGACATCGAGGCCGGCGCCGGACGCGAGGCCGCGGCCCTGCGCGCGGATCTCATGGCCACCCAACACGCGCTCACCGATGCCTGGGCACGCGTCGAGGACGGGACGTGGGATCGGATGACGCGCACACCGGTCGGGCCGCGAACGGTTGCCGAAACGGTGCATGCCCGCCGACGCGAGATCCTGGTGCACCTCGTCGACCTCGACGTCGGCGTCTCGCCGAGCGATTTGCCATCGGACTACGTCGAGGCGGACCGTGACTGGCTGGTCGAGTACCGCACGCCCGAAACGTGGCCCGACGCGACCTGGTAA
- a CDS encoding YdeI/OmpD-associated family protein gives MDRSRSFSAVVTADRKGRVLVPVPFDPDDTWGHKPQHHVAGTVNGLRVRAVIERDGDARGIVLGPAWRRDCGIAPGDEVAVVLAPEGPQRDDLAPDVAAALEAEPQAAAFFDSLAQFYRKGYLRWIDATKRRPDVRAARIAEVVRLCKDHIKERPRRDLDPGQSTIGRTVDDYLRALPADVRKALEDLRRAIREAAPDAVETISYRVPTFSQGEPIVGFGAAKHHCSFYVMSPPLVASLADELDAYDLSGGTIRFQVGAPLPPSLVARVVSARIEENAVRKRS, from the coding sequence ATGGATCGCTCGAGGAGTTTCTCGGCGGTGGTGACCGCCGATCGGAAGGGCCGCGTACTGGTACCCGTCCCTTTCGATCCCGATGACACGTGGGGGCACAAGCCCCAGCATCACGTGGCCGGAACGGTCAATGGCCTGCGCGTCCGCGCGGTCATCGAGCGCGACGGCGACGCGCGAGGCATCGTGCTCGGCCCGGCGTGGCGCCGCGATTGTGGGATCGCGCCCGGTGACGAGGTCGCGGTGGTGCTGGCGCCGGAAGGACCGCAGCGCGACGACCTCGCGCCCGACGTGGCGGCCGCGCTCGAGGCGGAACCCCAGGCTGCCGCCTTCTTCGACTCGCTTGCCCAGTTCTATCGCAAGGGGTATCTGCGCTGGATCGACGCCACCAAGCGCCGCCCGGATGTGCGGGCGGCACGCATCGCCGAGGTGGTCCGGCTGTGCAAGGACCACATCAAGGAACGACCCCGACGAGATCTCGATCCGGGGCAGTCGACGATCGGCAGAACCGTGGACGACTACCTGCGCGCACTGCCCGCCGACGTGCGGAAGGCGCTCGAAGATCTCCGCCGCGCGATCAGGGAGGCTGCTCCCGACGCGGTCGAGACGATCAGCTACCGAGTACCGACGTTCAGCCAGGGGGAACCAATCGTCGGCTTCGGAGCCGCGAAGCATCACTGCAGCTTCTACGTGATGAGCCCGCCGCTCGTTGCGTCACTCGCGGATGAGCTCGATGCCTACGACCTCTCGGGCGGCACCATTCGTTTCCAGGTTGGCGCACCGCTCCCGCCTTCGCTGGTCGCACGCGTGGTGAGCGCGCGCATCGAAGAGAACGCGGTACGGAAGCGATCGTGA